DNA sequence from the Chloroherpetonaceae bacterium genome:
AGTTTGGAGAACTCCTGAAACCAAAACGCCTCAAACTCGCTGATGTGGCCGAAAGAACCGGATTCACCGAGGCGTATTTGAAAACCCTAATTGACTCCTCAACCGAATCATTGACAGTGAAAGAGGCCACAATATTAGCGCATCTGATTGATATGCCTTCGGATGAATTTATGAAAGCTGTGAAACCATCGCTGATTAAAACCCCACCGGCTTTGCGTTCAATTCAAAAATCATAAACGTGGTTTGGCATACAGGTGTTTTGAAAAAATATTTTGAGAAAAGTCAACTGTTTTGGAGGTGTTTATGGCGGAGAGTCGTTTAGCAAAAGTCTTGCTGTTCATTTCTGCAATCTATGTGATTTCGCAAGTGGTGTTACTCTTGACGCTCGGCGCAAATCTGCTTTGGATTATGCTTTCGCTCGGTCTTTTTTTGGCTTCTCTCGTCATCAGCACAATGGCGATTGTTTGAAACCCGGCAGACCCGTCATTGAAAGCGTTTCGATGCGGCGTGCGATGCGCTCGAAAGAGGATCAAGAGCGAATGATTCGTGAGGGATATGAAATTGATGATGAATTTTTAGGAAACGGGGTTTCAAAAAAAGTTAAGTCTGTTTCAAAAGCCCGTTCGCAAAGCGCGGTTTCCGATTTCTCTTTGCCCGACGCCCCGCTGTTTGAACTTCCTGAATCCACCGCGCTTCAAACAAAGTCCAATCAGCTCTTAACAAAAGAGCGCGAGATGCAAATGAAGCTTTTGGCCCAAGCCCCAATGTTTGGCGGTGTTGAGAAGATGTCGGCAATGCTCGCCAATATTGACGATAAAAAACTTTCCGCAATGCTAAAGAATATGGGGTATGAAGAGATTGAACCCCTTGCGGTGCGAAATGCCGTGCAATCGTTGGTTCAAATCAAAGAAGAAGGAAAAATTGAAACGGTGACACAGGGCAGTGCGATTCCAAAAACATCCTTAGATACAGACGGCTTTTACGACTACATTCGCCGCTGTATGAAAAGTGATGAAGCCGGAGCGCGAGCAGAAGCACCAAAAATTATTGATACCGCCAATTTATTGAGCCTAAGCGCCGGTAGTTCAGGGCTTTCTCCAAGAGCCTTAAAAGTAATGAAAGGTGTTCACACGGCTTATGGCGAGCGAAAGTGCGCCAATTGTGTTGCCTTTAACCAATCAGCGAAATTGTGCGGGAAACTTTCCATAGCTGTTGAAGTTGCCGATGTCTGCGATGGCTGGGAGCGTGGGTCTTATTATTGATTCAATGAACCTAAGCTTATGAAAGCAGCGCTCAGTCTAGCAAAGCGCAAAGTTTACTCTCGCTTATCGGAAAAAAAATTTCGCTTGACCTCAGGTCTATTCTTAGCCGAAGGCGAACGCACTGTGATGCAGCTTGTTTCCAACTTGCCTTCACCCGATTTCTTGGAAGCAATCATCCTACGCGAAACTTCGCCCGAATCCATTCATCACATCGCTCCGCCCGCCAAGCGATTTCACCTTGAAAACATCCCAAACGACCTGCATTCAAAAGTATATTGGGCAACGAAGGATGAATTTGATCTCATCGCAACGACCGAAGAGCCGCAATTTATGATAGGTATATTTCGAGAACCCAAGTGGGTGATGGAAGCCTTCCTGCAAAACCCCAATCGCAGCCCATTCATCGTGGCTTTAGACGGCGTTCAAGACCCCGGCAATGCCGGAACAATTCTTCGAACGGCGGCTTGGTTTCGAGCCACCGGTGTTATTGGTGGGGAAGGCACTGTTGACTTTTATAATCCGAAAACCGTTCGCTCATCGGCCGGGGCGCTTTATTCCATCCCCAATCTTCGTGTTCAAAATCTTGAAGAAACCGTAAAAAGTTTAAAGCAGAACGGGTATAAAGTTTACGCAGCCGATATGCACGGAGAAGCGTATCGCACGGTTTCAATTGAGGCGAAATCGCTCTTGGTCATCGGGAACGAAGGCAACGGGATTTCCGAAACGATTCTGAGCCAAGCCACCCGGCTTTCAATTTCAGGGGATGCGAACGCAGTGGAATCGCTCAATGCCGGGGTTTCTGCTGCAATTTTAATCGCTCATTTTGCACGGGCGTATTGAGAATATTTCTTGAGCGTTATTCCAGAGGGTTATTTTAACGGGGGATAAAGGTAGTGCCCAATAATTTTGAAATCGAAAAGGCAATCCTCAATTACTTGTCCTCTCCCAATGTTGTGAATAATTTTATAGCCTTGATGCTTATCTGAACGAACGGCGGAAACAAGCCCAATGTGGGTTATCGCGCCGCCTAAATTCCAACAGACAATATCGCCGGGCTGGTAATCAAGGGCGGATAAAGTAATGGGTTTTTCAATTCCTTTTCTGGCGAAGAACCGCATCAAATTGGGTACCCTTCGGTGGTCGATATTTTTATCCGGCTTTTTCAATCCCCATAGCTTTGGATAACGACTAAAATTTTCTTTGATGTCAAGATGAACTTCTCGTTGCAGATCGATTTGGAACATTCGATAGGCACGAATCACGACATCGGTGCAAACGCCCTTATTAGGAGGAAGGTCGCCATTGGGATATGAAAGGACATAGTATGCGGGGTCGTAGTGGACTTTCGTGAGCGTTAATCGAAAAGCAGAATCGGCGAGTGCCTTTTGAAATGGGGCTTGTGCGGCCACAGTTTGATAAAAAGCGAGGATGAATAAAAGAATTGTGCCGTGCAAAATCAAACGGTACATTTCTAAGAGGAGGCTGAATCGGAGGGCGTGTAAGCCGTGGTCAATTGTTTTCATGAAACGATGAAGTCTTGTAAAAGCCTTGCACGAAGAAATGTTTGCTTAAAAACAAGTGTTCATTATATCACACGAATTAAGGTAAGAATGAAGTAACTTTCAATTAGGATATAGATTTTCATCTCTGCGTATTATGAAGAATGTCCTCAAGACTTAAATCAGAGGCATAAAATATTTGAAATCACTTCAATGCAAAATTCTCATATGATATTAAAATTTCTCTCGATGAGAGGTGTTTTTTTGTTCACTATTGTGTTTTTCATTTTTGCAAAAAATGTATTCTCACTTGAATTCAAGTCAAGTCATGTGCTTACACCGCATGAAGTTGAATTTTCGGAAATGATTGACACGGCGAAAACAAAGAAAAAAAACTCCCCCAAAAAAGCAACATCCAAAACTAAGGTTTCATCTCCCGCGAAAGTAACCAAAGAACCCAAAGCGCAAACAAAGGGAAGTTCGGTTGAATCAAAACCGATAGCCCCTCAAAGTGCTCCGATTCCGCAGGAAGTGAAATCCAAAGACGTGACACCGAGTCAAAATTCTTTAGAAATGCCTACGAAAGAGCCGATTCCGATTGAAGCGCCCAAAAAAGAAGTCGCTCCTAAATTTGGTTCTTTAACAGGAACAGTCAAATTACCAACAGCAACTCGAGGGAAGCGGGTTTTCCGTGGAAGTGCCTACCGTAGCCGCCTCTCTTCAACGAATGAATCGTGCTGCGGCTCCGAATCTGATGGAGAGTCGAAAGCGTCATTTGATGTGGTCGTGAGTGCTCATCCGTTGTCATTCAAGGTTGAAACCGAACCAACGACGGTTCAAATGAAACAAAAGAATGCGGTCTTTGTGCCACATGTTTTGCCCGTAACTCCGGGTACAACCGTAGAGTTTATCAATAACGACGGGTTTTATCATAATGTCTTCAGTAAAACACCCGGAAATACATTTAACATTGGACGTCGAGCAACGGGAGAGGTGGTATCGAAAACCATCGCTAAACAAAAAATTGTGGGAGCAGGAGAGGTGAAAATATTCTGCGATATTCACGCTCAAATGAATGCCGTGATTCTCTCTTTGGAAACCCCTTACTTTACTAAGCCCTCGGATAATGGTACTTTTGAATTAAAAAATCTTCCCCCGGGGAAATATGAAATTCGCTTGTATCATCCTGATTTTACAGAGGTTCGAGAAGAACTTGTGATTGAACCCGGCCGTGCCACGCGCCGCGATTTCCAATTTTCAAATTAATTGACTTAAGAAGATTACACCAAAGAATGAGAATTACCATTCAAACCAAGCTTTTCTTGCTCACTTTTGGAATCACGACCGTTGTATTGCTTGCGGTGGTTTTCTCGGTGAATTATGTTCAAACAAAAACTATTGAGGCCAAAATCTCTCGTGATTTCTCCCAAACCCAAGCCGTTTTTAATCAAGCGCAAAGCCTTCGGTACGAACGCCTTGTCGAATCCGCTTATCTGATCAGTGAAAATTCACTCTTCAAAGCCAATGTTGAATTGCGCGACCCCGCGTCAGTGTATTTTAGCATTGAAGAATTTTCAAAGTTTTTGAAAGTGGATGTGTTTTTTGTAACTGACCCCGATGGGAATCTCTTGGCTTTTTTGGGAGACACCTCGCGGCACGGCGTTGATTTCAGTTTCGCACCAACTGTTCAAAAAGCCCTTCGCGGGGAAGACCCCGAAATCAACCCCACTTTACCCGATTTATGGAGCATCGGAATCGATACAATTTTTCAAATCGTTACGGTTCCTATTTTTACTGCAAATGATAATCGCTTGTTAGGAACTACAACGCTTGGCATCAAACTAACACAATTTGAAGCAAAACAATTGAAAGGAAATTCAAACATTGATATCACATTTTTCTTAGGCAATGTTTTGGTTGCAAGCACGATTGATTCACTCAAAAAGGAAGATGCGAGAAATTTTTATTCTTCTTTTGAAAAGGAGGTTCAAGTGAATATGAGTCAATTGAAGGCAAGTGATGTGTTTGAATCAAGTCTTTTTAACGAAATTCAATACACCTTTATTTCGCCACTCGGAAGAGGCGCGCCGGGGTATTATGTCGCAACAGTGAAGAAATCGCAAGAGCTTCAAATTCTAACCACGCTTCGCGAAACCATTTTATATGTGGCAGGAATCAGCTTATTACTAACCATCGTATTTGCGGTTTTAATGGGAAGATTGCTCTCAAAGCCAATTGTAACCCTTTCCGGCGCAATGACTCGTGTTCAAAATGGCGATTTGGGTGTTGAAGTAACTCCCACGACAAAAGATGAAATCGGTCAGCTTTCTATTGACTTTAATAAGATGATTGTTGGGCTGCGCGAGAGAATGCAACTTCAGCGATATGTAGGAAGTCATACGCTTGAAATGATTCAAAAAACCTCCGGTTCGTCGGAAAACAACCAAACAATGCTGGGAGGTTTGAGAGAAGAAATCACGATGCTTTTCTCTGATATTCGTGGCTTTACTTCATACAGCGAATCTCGCTCACCCGAAGAAGTCATTGGAATGCTCAATCGCTACCTTGGGTTTCAAGCAGATTTAGTGAGTGACTTTGGCGGCTCTGTCGATAAATTTGTGGGAGACGAAATGGTGGCACTTTTTGCCGGAAAAGATGGCTTAAAGCGTGCTTTGCAGTGTGCTATTGAGATTCAAAAAAGGAAACAAATTGAACGTTCAAAAAACCCTAACGATTCAATGATTGACATTGGAATTGGTGTTAATTTTGGTGCGGTGGTCTTAGGAAATATGGGCGCACAAGACCGAATGGATTATACTGTAATCGGCTCAGCCGTCAATCTTTCTGCGCGGCTTTGTTCTGCGGCCAAAGGCGGTCAAATTCTTGTGCGAAAAGATTTATTGCGGTTGCTCGAACTTGAACGGAATTTTCAGATTGGAACCATCGAATCAATGACATTCAAGGGAATTTCAACACCGTTGGAAATCGCAGAGATTCGCTATTAAATTCTTCACTCAATTGATTAGAAATTTTATGAACAAAAGAATCTTGATTTTAGGGTTACTCTTTCTCATCGCTCTCCAAAATAAATCCCTCCACGCCCAAGTGGAAATTGGGGGAGAGGCTGTTTTTGAAATCTCGAAGGGCGGGAATCAATCAAATTTCATCTACAATGAAATCCCAAACGAATTCCGAAATTGGCACCCTTCAATCACGCAATTCAATCTCTTCGTGAATGCACTGATTGGTGAGAGTTTTGAATTCAACGGTCGCGTTCTTTTTGATACTTGGGGCACTGGTCGGTTGAATTCACCTCGCATCGCGCTTGCTTCGCTAAATTGGATTATCTCAGATGATTTATCCGCCTCCTTTGGAAGAATCCTAAGCCCAATTGGGTTATTTCCTCGTCGGCAACTATTAAGCCAAAGCCTTTTTGCGAATTCACCCTTGACTTATAATTATCATACAAAAATTTCAGATCAACGCGGGTTTTGGGGAGCCGCCGGTACCAGTGGCACTGCTTACACGACGGATGATGTTGGAACCACCACTTTGAATTTCGCTGCATACACCACAGGTGCTTCAATCAATCTACGTCTCATTTCTGATGCGATGAACCTTGAATTGGCTGTCCTTGCCGCGTCTGCTAATCAATCTCTTTATACTAACCTAGCTAATTTCGCTGTTGCCGGACGTTTAGGTGTATCACCCTTTATCTTTTGGCAACAAGGGTTTTCTGCAAGTTATGGTGGATTTATGCAAGGAAGCGGGGTCAATGCGATTGCAAGAGAGAATCGGGCGTTTGAAAATTATCGTCAATTGACAGTTTCTACCGATATTACGCTTGCATATTCTTATTTTGAACTCACCGGTGAAGCATTTTACTCAAAATGGAATGTTCCAAGATTCACTAACGCAGCTGGCTTTGAAACGAATGCTGCTGGAAATTTGGTTGAATACTCGCTTGAAAATATTAGCGGCTATGTTGACTTTAAGTATGAG
Encoded proteins:
- a CDS encoding RNA methyltransferase, translating into MKAALSLAKRKVYSRLSEKKFRLTSGLFLAEGERTVMQLVSNLPSPDFLEAIILRETSPESIHHIAPPAKRFHLENIPNDLHSKVYWATKDEFDLIATTEEPQFMIGIFREPKWVMEAFLQNPNRSPFIVALDGVQDPGNAGTILRTAAWFRATGVIGGEGTVDFYNPKTVRSSAGALYSIPNLRVQNLEETVKSLKQNGYKVYAADMHGEAYRTVSIEAKSLLVIGNEGNGISETILSQATRLSISGDANAVESLNAGVSAAILIAHFARAY
- a CDS encoding DUF1287 domain-containing protein, translating into MKTIDHGLHALRFSLLLEMYRLILHGTILLFILAFYQTVAAQAPFQKALADSAFRLTLTKVHYDPAYYVLSYPNGDLPPNKGVCTDVVIRAYRMFQIDLQREVHLDIKENFSRYPKLWGLKKPDKNIDHRRVPNLMRFFARKGIEKPITLSALDYQPGDIVCWNLGGAITHIGLVSAVRSDKHQGYKIIHNIGRGQVIEDCLFDFKIIGHYLYPPLK
- a CDS encoding adenylate/guanylate cyclase domain-containing protein, yielding MRITIQTKLFLLTFGITTVVLLAVVFSVNYVQTKTIEAKISRDFSQTQAVFNQAQSLRYERLVESAYLISENSLFKANVELRDPASVYFSIEEFSKFLKVDVFFVTDPDGNLLAFLGDTSRHGVDFSFAPTVQKALRGEDPEINPTLPDLWSIGIDTIFQIVTVPIFTANDNRLLGTTTLGIKLTQFEAKQLKGNSNIDITFFLGNVLVASTIDSLKKEDARNFYSSFEKEVQVNMSQLKASDVFESSLFNEIQYTFISPLGRGAPGYYVATVKKSQELQILTTLRETILYVAGISLLLTIVFAVLMGRLLSKPIVTLSGAMTRVQNGDLGVEVTPTTKDEIGQLSIDFNKMIVGLRERMQLQRYVGSHTLEMIQKTSGSSENNQTMLGGLREEITMLFSDIRGFTSYSESRSPEEVIGMLNRYLGFQADLVSDFGGSVDKFVGDEMVALFAGKDGLKRALQCAIEIQKRKQIERSKNPNDSMIDIGIGVNFGAVVLGNMGAQDRMDYTVIGSAVNLSARLCSAAKGGQILVRKDLLRLLELERNFQIGTIESMTFKGISTPLEIAEIRY